Genomic segment of Oryzias melastigma strain HK-1 linkage group LG21, ASM292280v2, whole genome shotgun sequence:
CTAGTTTCACAAGGATATAGCCCCCAAGTATAAGACATTTGTCAAATAAACAGCAGCCTAAATCTAAactctttcattttctgtttgtaaatgagaGGAAACCAATTGGCGGGTAATGAATCAAGTGCTTTTCTAGTGGAAATAGGTGCAAAAAGAGCTGCcaaaagagccactttggatgATTGGGAAGAACTTACAAGAGCCTTTTGTGAGACAGCCATTGATTTCACTGTCTTTTCTTCCCGTCTGCGTTGTTTAGGGCCTTCAGGCGGCTGTCTGATATCCACCAACAAACAAGCCTTGGGACTGAGCAAGCCAATGCACAATCCACAGGGTGCTTTATCAATCAATATGACCTTCTAGAGCACTGATTTTCTTCACTTTCGCTTACACCCTCCAGTGTTTTAAGCCCCATTGCTTGCACTGCCCATTGGGTAATGAAGACTTTAAGCACCCACAGAGCTGATGCAATCTGTAGTCATTATCTGGGTGTCCTTTTGAAAGATCGCAGCAGGTGAAGATGTAAAGCTGGTCTGCAGGCTTTAGGACTGCCAGGCGTGCAGCTTGACGGTAGGTAATTCCTTGATGAATTACTAAACTCAAGAAATATCAGTGAGAGGATGAAGCAACATAAAAAATTGGATTTGATAAATATAATCTAGCATCGTGGGAAAGGAGCTCCAGAATGTTTTGCTATTCTGTCGTTCAGGACTGTTTTGCTAATTGTATTGCGTGGACTCAACAAGGAAGTTGTCAAGCTTCACAGACTTTTATTTGGGCCTTGCTGTCAAGTTCCAGTTCTCGACAGCGACCCTCGTGGGGAGACCCCCACGAGCCCCTTGAAAGTCCATCTGTCTGATGAGTCAATTTAGCCCGGCCAACACTTTCCCAGAAAAACTGCCGATTCTGAGGTGAAGAGGGAGGTCAAGAGGTGACACAGCTCGGAATTATGGAAAACTTTTACTGCTCCCCACAGATCCACTTAGAGACTGCCGAAAGGTAGTCACACGAGGGAAACCACTTTCCTTTTTACAAGACGAAAAACCGAGCTGATAATAGATCTGTGAATTGAACGCACCCTGGACATTCATGTGGATAAACACACCCCACTCTGCATCCAGATTGTTCCTGCAAGGCCAGCGCACAAGCACCAGGGTGTTGTGTGAGCTTAATAAACTAGATTAATTGGACGTGGAGAGGTGTTGACACAGAACAAGGTTTCTAAGGGATTTTACTAatcactttattttccttttcatcttcttttgggttcaaaaacatctttttgagCCTTTAAGCACGTCTGTGAGTTAGACTACATCTTAATGTGTTAAGCTTTTGCAGATCtgtatcttttaaataaatcagtccAACTGCTAATATATATTTCACACCAAGAAGCTGTCCTTTTAACTATCTTTGTCCTTTTATCTTGAacaacttaaatgtttttttagggtttatttttttttttttaataaaggccACACCAACCCAGATGTTGATAGTTTGCCAGATGTGGTGCACCTGGTGTGATGAGTATGCTGACTAATGACCAGCAGGTGAGATCTGCTTTTCCCTTTGTCACACATCCTTCTACGGTCAAAGCAGCTGAGgctacaaagaaaaaagaaaacacaaaaagacttaaattactacattttccaaaaatgtattaacgGACCAGAagattatttattcactttgttGGAACAAAAATCCTTTCTGTCATCTGGTTATACTTGTTAACTTGCAAAACTTCAAATGTTGCTGATCTAAGACCGTGTAGCACTTTGCGACTGTCttcatttagcaaaaaaagaccaaagcgcacaaagaacaaataaaaccactttTCCATTCATTCAagcaattattagaaattcCGCTCAACATCAAACAAGTAAAAGTGGATGCAAATCAATTCCAGACAATTTACTGCGGTGTTGATGATGCTGCTTCATTTGCAGATCAAAGTCAACCTTTTTTCTCGCCACTCTGCATAAATGCACGCACCGTAGGTGGAAAAGAGTGCATATCTGTACGTGCATGCCTAAAGGCAGCCATGGCGGGGGTGTTGGCTTCCAGGGGAATTGAAATTAATGAGTGTAATCAGAAGCACACTGCGAGCCATGCAAGGACAATTAATACAAGCAAAGTGAGCAGAGCTGGTGGTTCTCTCGGCCAGGCATGGCTGGAGCTATAGAGACGGAGGATTAAGATGCAACTGCAGACAAACTCCACAGCttttccacacacacacagcagatgTCCGCTGAGGAAAACCGATGGGAGTCTGGCAACCGGCACACATCCACCAACTGGCCACTTGGTCAGCCTGGCCCAATGTGAGCTGACAAGCTCCTGGCAGCATTCAGATAACACACATCTCCTCTGTTTAGCTTGAGAGCTAAGGGAAGAAACCCACAAGTCCCCTGCGCTGCATACGAAAGGGACTCAGAGTGGAGCTACTGTGTGAACCGAAGAGATAGAAGCAAATAAAGAGATAAAGAGAAACTGTGTGCAAGCTCAACTCAAGTACATCTCAATGTGAGGGATGTTTTCGTAACCTCCACGGCTTCTGATGCATCTAACACAACCGTGAATCAGCTCATTGCTTCAAGCGCACTCGTCTGCTTGAGAATGAATAAACATATCGGTCCAGCCGCCCTTAAATACAGCTCGGGTGgctgttttctttaattgaCTCTAAATGAGAGTGTCACCGCTTCGAATCTTTTCACTTAGGCCCGTCTTTGTCGCCTTGAGTGGCGTTCATTCCCCAGACGCTCTTGTATTTCTAATGTTTATGTGAGATAATGATGCATGAGTGAGGATACACCGCCGGGCAACAAAAGTGGCTGTGACGGCTGCCTTGTCAATCCAAAgcaacctttatttttttttatccttgcTATGGGATGTTATTGTATCTTGAGATTTTCAAGGGAGTTCATTTGCAATGGATAAAATTGGATATCGTGTCTGTTATCTCAAAAGCTAAATCAgtcaatcaatttttaaacacaatattCTTGACCGGTTGCGCCGAAGCACAGAAGTGAATCAGTTCAAATAAAACCTTTGCAACTGGCCACATCAGCCTGTCAACTCTATATCCCAGGATAAATAGAAAAGCGCAAACCCTTCCCGGGAACAGATAAAGTCTCGCTGTGGATTGTGGCTTCCACACCAAACACTGATGACCTCATTTCCTCCTCAGCGACGTTCCAGTTTGTCCAGGTTTATGAAACACTGCTGGGTTGGAGGGCAAGTcgaagaaaatgacaaaacaactCTGTCAAACTTTGATTGAATTCTCCTCTCACACATTCTGTTGGCAGGAGAAATATCAAAGCCCACCGACTGATTTCCTCCCCGCTCTATGTTCTCCAGATACACATGGAATTCTGTGCTCCCGACACCTTCACCAGCACAAACTAATTACTAACAATTCACTTGTAAAATACATCCTCTTGTGCTTACGAAGGCCTAACAGCTGAACAAGTCTGTCTTTTAGAGCTCCATTACTTTAATGGAAGACAGTTCAAGCAGAAagaatttacagtttttctttcgGATGTGGCGGCGCAGACATTTCCTGCTAGCATCAGCTAACTCGGATTCCTCTAACAAACTGATGAGCTTCTTTAATAGTGTTAAAAGGTTTTTGTGACTGTGTGTTtgttctctctctttttttaatggagaaagCTCCGGGACTTTCTCCTCTCTGGTGTAGCATGTCTGCCCTCTTCTGGTCTCCAATTGTCAAAGGGTCAAGCCtcaaatttggttaaaaatcaaCCAATTCTGATGTAAcattacaaaagaaaagtaaaaaaataatttataatagtATTTAACTCAgtttcaaacatttctgaagGTCTTTAATTTGCTTTAATCCACAGCAGTCAATCAACAGtgaaaaaatatggatttaaagTTATAGCAGCTCTTTCCATGGTTCACCACCCACAAGTTATTTCAAGGAGCTTGAGGTTTTTAGCTTGTTTCTTTATAGGAAACACACTTCCCTATTAGAGGACGGGAAGGAAAAAgcacaggaggaaaaaaagggtcCTCTGAAGACAAAACCATCGCCAGACGCCAGCGCAGAGATATTTCAGAAGCCGCACGTCGGGGCGATGCCTGAGCCTAAACCGCTTAATAAAACTCAAAGAAACCAAGTGCCATAAAGACAGAGAGTAAGCAGCTTGTTATTGTTTCTCAGCCTGAGATCAATGGCTGCAGTGGTTTGCTCTCACCGCAACTATGGGGCTGTAAAGCAGAAAGGGCCACGTGGCTCCGAACCATACAGTCACAGATATTAGCTGTTCCGTGGGCCTTTGAATGTGGCTGCCAAGAATAATTTCCCATGTGCAACATTTCCCACAAAAGCCACAGAGTCCTGCAGGCTCACTGTGTCACCATCATGCCCTGCATTCCCCCCACTTGAATGACTCAGTAGCTTCAGTGAAAACTCACATCTACTGTGGTAATATCGCATCATTTTGAAGCTCATAAAACAgaggaaagtttttttcttttttttattctcaagtTAATTTTGAATCTTCTATGCAGCAttcaaaatgtcactttttgtgTACAAAGTGTTCCAAAATTGATGATGAAGCTTGGATGTCCTCCACTTTcacttattcatttttttttttttggtccatttaCACCAGATATTTAGTTGTCATCTAAATCACAGAAGTTTGAACAAGTTATTAAAAATGCAGTATTGTTTGCATCCACTTTAGTCTaccaaaatacacaaataataataaaaaaaacaggtcttCACATTCTTTGGGAGAATCCACTTCTTATAGATTCTTCCTGTAAAACAGAGACGTCAACAGATCACACGTTATTGTTAGACCCAACAGAAGGGGAAGCAATTTACTGAAGTGATtccccatgaaaaaaaaaatccttctgaAGCCAGATTCAAACGTTGGATTTCACTTCAGACTAAGTAAAAACATTTCCCTGACCACAGATAAAAGCTAGTTTCCTCAGATAACTGACCAAGTTGTGACATCACTAGTGTGTGGTTTAGCAAATTTATAGCCTGGAGTggcaaaaaaaggggaaaaaaggacCAAGTGTTAGGTTATTAgaaattttgtttagtttattaataATCAGTAGCtcaatagaaaatgaaaaaagccgaTACTAAGTCTTACTACCAACAAGTTGactatttatttatactttaatgTATACATCTATattatgtcttattttgaaatgtattcaCATCCTAacagtttaagttttatttccTGCTTTACAATGTACACTTTCCTTTGGTTAATTGGTTAAAAATTGTTGTATAAATACTGTATTCATAGAAATAATTTACTTGCCTgtccttaaagaaaaaaaaacctttaaactgtcaaaaaaaagtattatgaTTAGGTTTACTAAGAGTCACAAGAGTCATTTCCATTTTTAGTGTAAATTCTTACcattaaactacaaaaatgcTCAAGTAAGAGTAAATTGAGAGAGGTTGAACTCTTAATGCCAAAGTGTGTTCTTTTACCTTTTACTAAAATTAACTAATAATTCTAAGTGACACAAAACAGCCACAAATCATAGATATTGACACCGGTCACATTAGTTTAacacaaattcagcttaaaagtATAAACTTTTAGTGCATTAATGGAAACAATtgttatagtttatttttatgagattGATTAGATTAAACTGAGGATCtttctttatataaatatttttaaaaaatgctatttgtttagctaatatttgagatgctttttgtaacttttactcaaatagatttttttctaaaccacTAATTTATCTTATTCATAACTTATGAATAactaatatatattatatttacaaACAATACTTGTCTTTATTCCGTTTTGCTGTTTACAACatctaaaattaatttattaattcaaaCATTTGGCAGCCAGACAGGCACCAACATTTGTGTaattgtggaaaaaacaaataaagtttgatagTAAGAAAACAGTCCATCATTTATCTCACCCGGTATCTGCAAAGCTTTAATAGAcgtatttaaataatttaaatgaaggTACagcttaaaatacaaatatcttgaaaaagaaatgttttaaaagtttgactAGAAGTACAAATTTACTAGGCAACCTTTTCCTTTTAAGTATAAGGAAACCTGTATATAAAGAACATTCTGGAAGcataatttaaataatgaatttacttaaaaaaatataatgactgtGCACctatacatttatttgtattcataTAATCTAATTAGTAACAATATACACACTGTTCttgatttgaatttgttttatacatatttacaaaaaacattcacaacaGCATAAATAGCATCTTTTAAGGCACAGGCtaacaaataaatgacttttgTAGTGACCTAGAGGCCATAAATTATCTCCTACAAGCAGCCTCTTACTTAAAgcaaaggtcatttttttcacttaaactgtaaaattatGCATCAAGTAAACTGAAATGCAAGAGTGTTTTTGTACATCCATTAAAACTACACCCCAATAAACGTCATGcaagaaagtcattttttttatttatcttaagcTGCGAAATTGCTGGAGTTCAGTAGAGTTGTAGTTCAGAGCTGGTGCTGACACATCCATCCCTTCCAGAGCATTCTGTCTTCTGATCTTTAGGTTGACGAACTTTATTTTCCAGCTATTTCCTTCCAAAGGCGAGCGGATGAGGCCAAATGTTTGCTCAAAAATGCCCAAACAGGCCGTGTCTCTGTGAATGGTACCGGCCACTGCCACCAGCACCAAGCCGTGCGGGGAGGCCAGGGCCTTCAGGCCATGAGGCTGCAGGTTAGGACTCAAAAAGAGGCGCTCATCTCTGGTTAGGGATAAGAGTCGGAGGCTGGTCAGCTCAGCACCCAGAAGCTCTTCAAAGTTTTCATCAGTAACTCTTccaaagacacaaaacacaatttattatttcactTATTTATACATCATTTTATAACAACCTGGTACATCTACAGGATTTCTGTTCCCATTGTGTGCGCTGAGACAAGCTAATGGGCCTATTCAGGGCATTTTGTGCGAACAGTaacttttttacttatttaagtGTATGCAAATGCACCTTTCTTACCTAGAAACCAGAGAAAGTTTTGCATCTGGCCAGAAATGTTGCGGTCCCCAATCTTGAGGTTCTTGCTTCAGTGAGGGGTTCTGACTGTTCAGCATTGGAAAGAACCAATTGCAGAAATGCTGACCCATAACCAGAGGATCAAAGCCCACCTCTGCTTTTAAGTCACTGGCAGCAGGGGTTGCCTGGGGTTGTTTGGGGGGCCTCAAAGCTTTTACAGGTGcctacaaaaaaatccaaaacttcaGTTAAGCTCTTTGTGctttaaaatgacctaaaaacatttaatttgcaTGTTGCAAATtagttcctttattttcttagGTTGCTTTTCATCATGTTGTTTACAAACCAAATTTTTGTGCAACACGACACGGAAAAGAAAATTGTCTTTGCAAATCAAATGCTGCTAAGAAAAAAAGGGGATGTTTATTtcgatgtaaaaaaaagtcacacaattaaatttaaagcactttttaaagaaacaaatcatATCTTAAATTAATATGGATGTTTAATTCAACTATGCTTCAGCATTTAATTGAATGCAAAATATCTTATATGGAACTATACACAAAGCTTGTATTGTGCTTGGTAGAGAACAGGGAATGAATGGGAAATGAGCAAATAAGAGAGACTAttggcatatatatatatatatatatatatatatatatatatatatatatattttacaacaaTCTTCAATAATTTCATAATTATTAATCCATTGTTACTTAGACAGAAAAAGTTACCAAACAATGTGCACTCTTCTGAAATCATAACAAATAGTtgtagtttatatatataatttctgGATGccaccatttttaaaaaaaaatatgttttttttatatcactgAATGGTtttgagaaaagaaataaagaaagaaagtatCAAAACCAAATCGAGTCGCTGAACCTGCTATTATTTTCGATTTATGACTGTTTAAATAttaggaacaagtttattttctttttttccccaaaaagtcCTCGTGACTTCCGGTCCCTACCATGTCTGAAGACCACAGCTCGAGTGTTCTTGTGACCAGCTGGTGTTTATCGCTGCTCGGGAGCATTTTCACTCCTTCACTGACTAGGTACTTAAATATAAGGTCCCGCTNNNNNNNNNNNNNNNNNNNNNNNNNNNNNNNNNNNNNNNNNNNNNNNNNNNNNNNNNNNNNNNNNNNNNNNNNNNNNNNNNNNNNNNNNNNNNNNNNNNNNNNNNNNNNNNNNNNNNNNNNNNNNNNNNNNNNNNNNNNNNNNNNNNNNNNNNNNNNNNNNNNNNNNNNNNNNNNNNNNNNNNNNNNNNNNNNNNNNNNNNNNNNNNNNNNNNNNNNNNNNNNNNNNNNNNNNNNNNNNNNNNNNNNNNNNNNNNNNNNNNNNNNNNNNNNNNNNNNNNNNNNNNNNNNNNNNNNNNNNNNNNNNNNNNNNNNNNNNNNNNNNNNNNNNNNNNNNNNNNNNNNNNNNNNNNNNNNNNNNNNNNNNNNNNNNNNNNNNNNNNNNNNNNNNNNNNNNNNNNNNNNNNNNNNNNNNNNNNNNNNNNNNNNNNNNNNNNNNNNNNNNNNNNNNNNNNNNNNNNNNNNNNNNNNNNNNNNNNNNNNNNNNNNNNNNNNNNNNNNNNNNNNNNNNNNNNNNNNNNNNNNNNNNNNNNNNNNNNNNNNNNNNNNNNNNNNNNNNNNNNNNNNNNNNNNNNNNNNNNNNN
This window contains:
- the lg21h3orf38 gene encoding uncharacterized protein C3orf38 homolog gives rise to the protein MSGLSTRERVGLKKILDSMETCDLLSLNDTVTNRLIRVENVAEAKEAILSFSKNAEELLKRRKVQRDLIFKYLVSEGVKMLPSSDKHQLVTRTLELWSSDMAPVKALRPPKQPQATPAASDLKAEVGFDPLVMGQHFCNWFFPMLNSQNPSLKQEPQDWGPQHFWPDAKLSLVSRVTDENFEELLGAELTSLRLLSLTRDERLFLSPNLQPHGLKALASPHGLVLVAVAGTIHRDTACLGIFEQTFGLIRSPLEGNSWKIKFVNLKIRRQNALEGMDVSAPALNYNSTELQQFRSLR